The genomic segment CCAGCACCTTGTGCGGTGCCGGGCCAGGGGTGGGAAAGGAACAGAAGGAGGACGCAGTGATTACAACACGATCGCTCCAGGTGGCGGGTGGAGCAGCGGATCGTCTGGGTTATCGACCGCCACCCCATGGGGTGCAAGATCAGCGAGAAACACGTCGGTTGCGAAGGCGGCAAAGAGCAAAGCGGACGACATGAGGACGGCAAGCGGCATCTCAGTCCGGGCAGGCGTGGGGTTGCCCTGTGCAAGGTCGGCAAGGCGGCGCGTGAGGGCATCTTCGCCGAGTGCCGCCAGCCGCTGATCGCCTGACCATGCTCGCTGCACGCCCTGCGGCGAATCCGTCAGCTCAAGCACCGCGTGGGCACCGTTACGCGAGAGGTGGATACGCTGCAGCAATGTCTTCACCACCTTCCATCAGCACGGTCAAGAACCACGCGCGAACCTCAGGGTCGCCAAGGATGATCATGCTTTTCGCATTGCCCATTTGTGCACTATAGAGCGCTTCCATGAGCATCGACATGATTTCAGTATAGCGATTGGTATAGACCTTTGCCATGTACGGGTCGGCAAACACGCCAGGATAGAATACTTCGTCGTCACGGTAGCCCCTCCCAATCTGGTACTGGTTGAGGCGGTGCAGGTACTGCTTGTCTTTTGGCACACGGGCGAGGCGGAGGTTGAGCAACGAGCGTTCTGCATTGAATCCTCCAAACAGCTGAAAGTTCTGAAAGTTCGCCAACAGCCTGCTGGCGAGCTGGACAGTCGCCGTCCCCGACGTTCCTGGGGCGAGACCAAGCGCATAGACTGATCCATTTTGGGCGATCGTCACGAAGGAGAGCGTGGCTATCGTGTCTGGATGGAGCCCAAGAGCGCCACCGTAGCCGTCGTTCACTGTGTTCAGGCTGAGGGTGCTGTTGACCATGGTGAGCGCCCTGAAGACAAAGATTCCACCGCCGCTGTGCTGAGCATGGTTGTTTGTGAACCAGCTGCCACTGACGTATCCATTAAATACGGATAGCGCACCGCCATCACTCCCGGCCGTGTTGTTCGTGAAGATGCTGGCATCCACAGTGAGTGAACTCGGGAAGTATTGGGCGATAGCACCGCCGTCGCCGGCGATGGCACGATTCCCATCTATCACAGAATCATTATGAATCCGAACGGTACTGGACTGTAAGCCAGTAAACACTGCGCCACCAGCGGAACCGGCCGTGTTATCGCGCAACCCGCCGCGGTTGATCTCAAGCTGCCCCGTACGGACCACGATCGCACCGCCGACACAGTCGGACCCTTCCGGAACAACAGGACAGCCATTGATGCTCACCAACCCGCCCTGCAGGGTCACATCCTGCAGGATCAGGCTACCCCCGTCGATCCAAAAGAAGCGGAAGGGCTGAGAAGCCGTACGCTTGATCGTCGCCCCATTGCCGATGATCGTCAGGGAGAGGCCATCGCTCAGCATGGGGAAAAGGGTCATGGACGGTCTCGACCACCCGAGGGAACCGCTCAGGGTCTGGAGCGCTACGTCATTGACTGTGTACGTATAGTTCGACGAGAGGACAAGGGTGTATGGTGTGCCGGAGCCAGAAGCAGCTGTCGCGCAGTCAGGAGCATATGCCCGGTTCACGAACAGGTAGACCACCGCTTCGAACAGTGAGCAAACATGGTAGAACTCGCTATCAGCGATGGAAACTGCCCGGCCAACGTAAATCGTTGTGCCAGCGGCCCGGACTGTTGAAGAGCCCGAGAAGAAGCTCCCGAGCGTTAACGCGCATGCGAGGAGGACACCGCCCCAGCGGAGCCCAGCGGCCTGCTTCATCGTGAACAACCTTCCTACGGCCTGCGCCGCGCACGCTTGCCGGAACCGTGACGGAACGTCTTCGGCCGCGCCAAGCTGCCTGCGCACGCCGCCAGGGGAGCTGGCAGCTGGTCTGGCTGGTGACGATCAGTCATGGCCATCATAGCAGGACTGGTTTGACTGTCAAGACGGAGAAAGCACCAATCGCTGGCGCGGGCAGGGGCAGTCCGGAGAGGAAGTAGCACGCTTCGCCGCCCATGCGATGACACGGTGCGGCGCACTATCCTCGACGGCAACCAACACCCCGCGCCCCCCGCCCCACGGGATGGCCTGATAGGCCCGGAGCCGGCACGGCAGCGCCTCGCCCTGACAGCCGATTGTGCCCGTGCGCTGCCGCGTGTCAAGCGCAGCACCGCTGCCCCCTCGGCGCCCGCCGGGTGCGCCCGGGGGCTGGCAGTGGCCTGATCATCGATTCTTCGCAGTGAAAAGAAGCCGCGCTGCAGGGCACCCCCACAACCTGCCCAGTTTTGCCGGCAATATACGTCTTAACCCCCACAAATTTGCAAAAAACTGGCAGTATCATGGTCATCAATCCCCACATATCTTTCTCCGACCCTTTTTCGTGCATTTGCACACAATCGATTGTGTGAAATGATGAACTTCTTGAATATGACAGAATAAAGAAAGTCCAGAACCAGTCTCTTTCTCCTGGAGAACTTCGTGAAAAAGCTTGACAACACTCCGCAATGCTGTTATGCTGTGCACTGGTCGGATTGGGATCAGGGAAAGGAAACAAACATGAACCTGAACCCTGGTGGGATTATTGGCTGGATTATTGTCGGCCTGATTGCCGGTTGGCTCGCCGGCCGCCTGACCGGACACGGCCACGGCTTCATCGGCGACCTGATCCTCGGGCTGATCGGCGCCTTCGTCGGCGGCTTCATCTTCTCCTTCTTCGGAGTCTCCGGCACCGCTGGCCTGATCGGCAGCATCATCGTCGCCACGATCGGCGCGGTGATCGTCGTGGTCGTCGTGCGGGCGCTGACGGGCGGCCGCACCACGGTCTAGCTGGGCGCAGCTGCGCCCGGCACGCAGCCGGAAGGAGCGTGCACCATGGCTGAGTCCTTCACGCCGCCGCCCGAAGAGCGCGTTGAGCAGGTTCGCGTCGAGCGCACGGTCGGACAGACGCCGGCCGGCGAGCCGGTCGCCCGCGAGCGCGTCGTCCGTGTCGCACGAGACCGCGGCGCCGAGCAGCAACTCACGGCCTTCAAGCTGGGCCAGCTTCTCTGGACGATCGCGGGGATCATCATCGTCCTGATCCTGCTCCGCGCCGTGCTCGAGCTGATTGGCGCAAACGCGGCAAACGGCTTCGTCCATCTCATCTACAGCGTCACCGGGCCGCTCGTTCGGCCGTTCCGTGGCATCGTCAGCAACCCGCAGAGCGGGCGCATGGTGCTCGACGTCGCCGCGCTCATCGCCGTCATCGTCTACGCGTTCGTCACGTGGGCGATCGTCCGGCTGCTCGAAGTGGCGTTCTTCAACACCCGCTCTCGCACTGTTGTCGACGCCGAACGGCGGATGACCCGCGAGTGATCATGCCCTGACGTTGCATATTCCAACTGCCCGCGCACGGGCCTGCGCCGGTACAGGGGACGGTTTGGCTGCCGTCCCCTGTTCTATTTGCCAGTGCAACAACGGTCACCCCAAGAAAACATGCATGACGGTCTGGTCGAGAGGACGCGGCTGGCCCGCGTGGAGGCAGGCACGCTTCCCACCGCGACCAGCAAGCAAAGCGTGCGCCCGCGAAGGGGGGAACACGCGGGCGCACTGCGATGACCAGACAGGCGTGTGCTACGGATTGAGACGAACGGCAAGGAGTTGGGCGCCAAGACGGCCGAGCAAGACGTCGAACTGCTGGGGGTTTTCGCCCGGGTGCCACTCAAACCGCTCGCGCTCGAAGTACTGGACTGTGTAGACCTTGCCGGTATCGGGATTGACCTCCTGCAGTTCTTCGGAGATCGGGAAGCCGAACGTTGCTAGCCCGCCGTTCTGCTCCCAATAGGCCAGGAACCCTCCGCAGAGGTTGTGACCGGTCTCCGGGAAGAAGCGGCAGCCGGGGCGAGGCTGGAAACGCTGGAACGCAGGCTCGCCACGACGTGACTGGATGAGCTCGTTGCCAAGCAGGCCGAGCAAAACGTCATAGCGCTGGGGGAACTCCCCAGGATGCCATTCGAAGCGGGCACGCTCGAACCACTGGGTCACGAGGCCGGTCTGGGGATCGGTGTATTCCTCAGTGAGGGGATACCCGAAGAGCGCGAGCCCGCCAAATTGACGCCAGTAGCCCAAGAAGCCGCTGCAGAGGTTATGGCGCGTCTGGGAGAAATAGAGACAGTTGGGATTAACGATGGGCTGGGCTGGCTGAGCCGCAGCCGCGAGTGCGCTTGCGGCTGGTTGCCCGGGTGCGGGCTGCGGGCTGGGCGCTGGTTGCGGTGTCGGTTGCGGCTGCGGTGATGGCGCGGGCGTCGGTTGCGGGCTGGGCTCGGGCGTCGGAGTCGGCTGGGGTATGGGTAACGGCGTCGGCTGCGGCGCTGGCGTGATCACGCCAGTCCCAGGCGTCGAGGACTGAGCAAACGTGCAGCCGTTGTCTGCGCAGATCTTGTGCAGCATCGTGAGGAAGTCGCTATTGACCCGCCGCGCAACATTGCTGGTGCTGGACTGGAACAACATGATGCCGACAATACTGAGATCCTGATAAGAAAGAAGCGGGGCTCCGCTCATCCCGACTGTGATATCGGCATCGGTTCCAAG from the Thermorudis peleae genome contains:
- a CDS encoding GlsB/YeaQ/YmgE family stress response membrane protein, translated to MNLNPGGIIGWIIVGLIAGWLAGRLTGHGHGFIGDLILGLIGAFVGGFIFSFFGVSGTAGLIGSIIVATIGAVIVVVVVRALTGGRTTV
- a CDS encoding YggT family protein, with the translated sequence MAESFTPPPEERVEQVRVERTVGQTPAGEPVARERVVRVARDRGAEQQLTAFKLGQLLWTIAGIIIVLILLRAVLELIGANAANGFVHLIYSVTGPLVRPFRGIVSNPQSGRMVLDVAALIAVIVYAFVTWAIVRLLEVAFFNTRSRTVVDAERRMTRE